TATCAATCCTGCCAAAAAAATAATGTATGACAAATTTTCCAGGATGGCGGATAAGGAGGCGGGTATTGCCGCAGTTCGCGAAAACAGAAAGCATGTGAGCAGCAACAGCCCTATTGGTAAGGTAGTCAACGCGGATAATGTTTTTGCGAACATATAAACTAAGTCCTTTCCATATCAATTAACAAACAAACCAGCTAACTAATATAACTACAGATAAACTTATTGTAATGGCGAATAATAGCAAATGACACTATATTATCAAAAATATGTAGAATTATGTCTAATTAATTATAACAAATCGGCATTATTTTTTTCAATGCATACATGATGGCTTGATGTAAAGAAAGCTTGACATTAAAATTTATTAGTTGTATTTTAGCTAAAAAGCAATAAGGCTTCCGTTAACGGAAGCCTTATTGCTTTTTAAATTTTTAATATTGATAAAAAATACCGGACCTTCATTAATGAACGTCCGGTATTTTTTATCAATGTAAATGTGTAAAGCGAATATCCACTAAATGCGAATATCCACAACAGCGGAAACACCAACCCCATTAACCCGAGAAAAATTAAGCGGGTTTTCGCTGTCGATGGGGACGAGAGCCTTTACGCGAAGTCCGCTAAAATCACCCTCAATTTGAAGAACTGCCTTGGTTCTGTCAACTAAGTCCTGATCCCCGGTTACTTGCGCAGCCCCAATATGTCCACTGGAACCAACGGAAATGATGGGTACCACTTTAGTGGCATAATCGGTAGCTGCTCCTTGCTTCGCCATCAACGAATTAATAAAATTGTTCAAAGGTTTGGCGATGCGGTCAACTACAAATCCTACTCCACCGACTTTGAATATATCCCCAAGACCAATGGCCTGGGTAACCGAAGGGAAAATGGCCACTGACAGGACGGAAAAAATAAGGGACAAAGTTACAATAGTTTTCTTACATTGCAAAATACGGCGCATAAATTTGCTCCTTTGCTAATATTTTACATTGCTACATTGTAATTGTAACATAAGACAAGGAGAAAGAAAATAGGCTATAAGATAGATTTATGTCAATGGATTTATTTTCCCAATAAGGAGTCAGCCTCGGTTATTCACATAAATTGACGGGAGGGGGTAAATACTACTATTTAGCGATTATGAACTTGCTGGTTGGGCACAGGACGGACAACTCGTTTGTGACACTATATAACTTTGCCCCCAAAATGCTAATCTTCCAGCTATCGGACGCTGATAAGCCGTTTGTCCTGGCGGTGAACCGATTGAACCTGCGCCGTAGTGGCCGGCAGAGTCTTACGTTATAGCGGAATCTGCTGTTTTGAGGGAGAGAATGGATAACACGGCCTTAACCTTAGCACGCTGGCAATTTGGCATAACTCTCACCTATCACTTCTGGTTTGTCGCCCTTACCTTAGGGTTGTCTATCTTAATAGCCTGCATGGAGACTTGCTATGTCCGCTCCGGCAATCGGAATTATAAAGCCATGGCCAAGTTTTGGGGCAAGCTGTTTGTAGTCAATTATGCCGTGGGTATTATGACCGGTCTGGTGAATGAGTTCCAGTTCGGCATGAACTGGTCGGAATATTCCCGGTTTGCCGGCAGTATATTTGGTTCGCCGCTGGCCTTTGAGGCCCTGACCGCGTTTTTTGTGGAATCAATAGCAATCGGCATATGGGTCTATGGCTGGGATAAGACTTCTAAACGAGTTCATCTGCTGGCTGTCTGGCTGGTGGCGTTGGCAGCCAATTATTCGGCTTTCTGGATTCTGGCAGCCAATTCTTTCATGCAGCATCCTGTCGGTTACACACTCCGGAACGGGCGGCTGGAATTAAATGATCTCACAGCTCTCATATTCAATCCGTATCTCTTTTACCAGTATTCTCACACTGTCCTGTCCGGTCTGGTGACAGCCGGCTTTTTTCTGATGGCGGTCAGCGCTTATTATTTGCTGAAGCAAAGATGGCTGGATTTGTTCCAGCCTTCCTTCAAAATAGGAATGATCTGCGCCGTGGTCGCTACCGTCCTGGTGATTGTTACCGGGCATTTTTATAATCAATACCTCGCCGCCGTGCAGCCGATGAAGCTGGCAGCTACCGAAGCCATCTGGAATACCACAGAAAGGGCGCCTTTGGTTGTTGCCGCCGTCGTTGATGAAGACCGGCAAAACAATTTCCTCCAGGTGGTGGCGCCGGGGCTGCTGTCTTTGCTGGCTTATAATAGTCTGAATACTCCCGTCAAGGGAATGAAGGATTTACAGGACGAGTATACAGCAGCCTATGGCCCCGGGTACTACATTCCGGCTGTCACTGTGTTGTTCTGGAGTTTTCGGGTTATGGTCGTCAGCGGGTTTTGGCTGTTGTTCATTGCCGTACTTTGTCTTTGGTACTGGAAAACCAATGGCATTGTGGCTTGTCCTGTACTGCTGAAAGCCGTCATTTGGAGTTTGCCGCTGCCGTATCTCGCCACTGCCGCCGGGTGGCTTGTAGCTGAGATGGGGCGGCAGCCCTGGCTTGTTTACAACCTGCAGCTCACTGCAAAGGGCGTTTCGAAAATTGTGCCCGCGGTGAGTCTCTGGGCTTCCTTGCTTGGGTATGTCGCCGTCTATGGGCTGGTGGCGGCAGCCGCCTTATACGTCGGACGAAAAATTATTGTGGCCGGGCCTGATGATTAGCCGGCAACTATAGCTTTTGGCAAAGGTGTAATTATGGATTTGAATACAATATGTTTTATTTTATTTGGCGTGCTGTTTACCGGTTTTTTAGTATTGGAAGGGTTCGGCTACGGTGTCGGCGCGCTGTTGCCGTTCCTGGGGAAAACAGACGGCGAGCGGCAGGCGATGATCAAAACCCTGGCGCCGGTTTGGGAGGGGAACCAGGTATGGCTGATCACCGCCGGCGCGGTGTTGTTCGCCGGTTTCCCCAACGCTTACGCCACCTTCTTCAGCGGATTGTATCTGGCGCTGTTTCTCATATTGACCTCACTGATTCTGCGCGGCGTGGCTTTTGAATTTCGCGACAAAGAGAATAGCCGGACATGGCGTCGTTTTTGGGACTGGTCCATGTTTGCCGGCAGCCTGATTCCCGCCTTGCTGTGGGGCGTGGCTATCGCCAGCCTGCCGCAAGGGCTGCCAATTGACGCCGACATGCAGTACGCCGGCGGCTTTCTGGACTTGCTGAGCCCATATACATTAACGGGTGGTTTGGCCTTTGTGCTCTTGTTTGTATTGCAGGGAGCGGCCTACCTGACTGTAAAACTGGCAGGGCCTCTTGCTTGCCGGGCCAAACGAACCGGGCTCCGGCTAGGGAAATATACACTGGCGGTTTCCTCGCTGTTTGCCGTTCTAACCTTTGTCTATACTGATTTGATGGATAAGCTGCCTGTATGGGGGCTGTTGCCGGCAACGGTAATGGCAATATTCATGATTAAGCACTATCTGCAGGATGAGCGTTATATGGGAAGCTTTATTTTCAGCAGCCTGGCCATTATCGCGCTGACTATGGCTGTATTTACCGGCCTGTTCCCGCGGATCATGGTATCAAGCCTTAATCCGGTGTGGAGTCTCGATATATATAACTCGGCTTCCAATCCGTTAACGTTAAAAATCATGAGTATTACGCTGGCCCTGATGCTCCCGGCTGTTGTGGCCTATGAAGCCTGGAAGTATAGTATTTTCCGGCAAAGGATCAGCGTGGCGGCAATTGAATTTGCTGCCTATGCAAAATTGCTGGCGCAGATGAATCAGGATTTGATGAATTCGATAAAGCGCGGCTACTGTTTTGTTGATGTGCTTGATAAGATTATCCATGCTTTCAGAAGCGAAGACGGCAGCATTATCAAAAAACTAAGGTACAGGCATCGCGAAATGTTGTTTGGCAAGTCCCGGCCGCAACGGGGTCACGAAGAAATTACCGGCAATGATGCTGAGAGCAAAGAGTGAGCCGAAAATTCGGCGGGGTTTAATAAAATTTAACATGATTGTCTGGGCGAAATGAATTGACAGATGTCCGGACCCATAGTACAATTGATCATGAATCACATACATTGATGAAACGCTTTGATGAAGAACAGTAAACAGGGGAAGGGTTCAGAGAGCCAGTGGATGGTGTGAATTGGCGCCTAACTTGTTGAATCCGCTTCGGAGCAGACAGGGAAATAACTTGTTCCGGTTTGATACCGTTATCATCGGTGAGGTCATATTATCATATGACAAAATAAGGTGGCACCACGTGAGAACCTACTCCCGTCCTTGGCGAAGCACAGGAACGGGAGCTTTATTATTTTCCAAAAATGGAGTGGAGGGAAGGGGAATGAATATGAAAATTTTAGTTGCAGAAACCATTTCCGAAAAAGGAATTGAAAAATTGATTGATTCAGGAGCCACCGTGGATGTTAACACTAAGCTCTCACGGGAACAATTACTGGAAATCATCGGCGATTACGACGCAATCATTGTTCGCAGTGCAACCAAGGTCAATGAAGAACTTT
This window of the Methylomusa anaerophila genome carries:
- the cydB gene encoding cytochrome d ubiquinol oxidase subunit II, encoding MNTICFILFGVLFTGFLVLEGFGYGVGALLPFLGKTDGERQAMIKTLAPVWEGNQVWLITAGAVLFAGFPNAYATFFSGLYLALFLILTSLILRGVAFEFRDKENSRTWRRFWDWSMFAGSLIPALLWGVAIASLPQGLPIDADMQYAGGFLDLLSPYTLTGGLAFVLLFVLQGAAYLTVKLAGPLACRAKRTGLRLGKYTLAVSSLFAVLTFVYTDLMDKLPVWGLLPATVMAIFMIKHYLQDERYMGSFIFSSLAIIALTMAVFTGLFPRIMVSSLNPVWSLDIYNSASNPLTLKIMSITLALMLPAVVAYEAWKYSIFRQRISVAAIEFAAYAKLLAQMNQDLMNSIKRGYCFVDVLDKIIHAFRSEDGSIIKKLRYRHREMLFGKSRPQRGHEEITGNDAESKE
- a CDS encoding cytochrome ubiquinol oxidase subunit I — its product is MDNTALTLARWQFGITLTYHFWFVALTLGLSILIACMETCYVRSGNRNYKAMAKFWGKLFVVNYAVGIMTGLVNEFQFGMNWSEYSRFAGSIFGSPLAFEALTAFFVESIAIGIWVYGWDKTSKRVHLLAVWLVALAANYSAFWILAANSFMQHPVGYTLRNGRLELNDLTALIFNPYLFYQYSHTVLSGLVTAGFFLMAVSAYYLLKQRWLDLFQPSFKIGMICAVVATVLVIVTGHFYNQYLAAVQPMKLAATEAIWNTTERAPLVVAAVVDEDRQNNFLQVVAPGLLSLLAYNSLNTPVKGMKDLQDEYTAAYGPGYYIPAVTVLFWSFRVMVVSGFWLLFIAVLCLWYWKTNGIVACPVLLKAVIWSLPLPYLATAAGWLVAEMGRQPWLVYNLQLTAKGVSKIVPAVSLWASLLGYVAVYGLVAAAALYVGRKIIVAGPDD